The Ananas comosus cultivar F153 linkage group 2, ASM154086v1, whole genome shotgun sequence genome contains a region encoding:
- the LOC109726435 gene encoding transcription termination factor MTEF18, mitochondrial-like, whose amino-acid sequence MTHWRKTLALVSRFGSVETRGLSKALAFYAADALCCRKISTFRFFRDLCVIESSASKWASPFSSKRACSSHASTRSSAKTSSFARSRGFSNEATAQSPRAVEEDQEAILELLQGARRSSRSVVEAQEALLDYLHCTRGLNFPDAEHMSKHSPVFLQKLLEKVEKEEEIGKALTRFFRYHPINEFEPFFESIGLKPGEFNSFLPRDLMFLSDDEQLLENFRVLCNYGIARSKIGKIYRDATEIFKYKSGVLLLKLQAYEGLGLSKSSVIKVAAATPVVLIGEVNGELVKVLEGLDDFGIQRDWIGSVLSDKKFYDWRRMNALLQFFIELGFSKEEMGDLIKWHPDFLLDGSGKMVFSVVALLSKLGGGKKDLFDLFSNFPNITIGNFTKNFRKGLLFLIEIEMSPEDIEKLLVSHPEIFGSCSLKKPNSIFTYLNVGKKRLCRIIQEDPHQLKKYTLGTKLYRLPNSGADERSLREKKKFLIKIGFAEESEDMKKALKVFRGKGDELQHRYNFLVEAGLDPNDVVNMIKLAPQVLNQKIDVLERKISFLVNNLEYPLSSLVAFPSYMSYTVERVKLRFLMYNWLKDRGKASPCLALSSVLACSDKVFMKKFVNHHPEGPEVWENFKKALSLG is encoded by the coding sequence ATGACCCACTGGAGGAAAACCCTAGCTTTGGTTTCTCGATTTGGTTCAGTGGAAACTCGCGGTTTGTCAAAAGCCCTAGCTTTTTATGCTGCCGATGCTCTCTGCTGTAGGAAGATTTCAACTTTCCGATTTTTTCGAGATCTATGTGTGATAGAGTCATCAGCTTCCAAATGGGCGTCTCCCTTTTCTTCTAAAAGAGCATGTTCCTCCCATGCAAGCACACGTTCTTCGGCGAAAACCTCGTCTTTTGCGAGGAGTAGAGGTTTTAGTAATGAAGCTACAGCTCAAAGCCCTAGAGCTGTTGAGGAAGATCAAGAAGCAATTTTGGAACTGTTGCAAGGAGCGAGACGGAGCAGCCGTTCGGTGGTGGAGGCTCAGGAAGCACTTCTGGACTACCTTCACTGCACTCGAGGATTAAACTTCCCCGATGCCGAGCACATGAGTAAACACTCCCCTGTTTTTCTCCAGAAGCTACTGGAGAAGGTCGAAAAGGAGGAAGAAATAGGCAAGGCATTGACCCGGTTCTTTCGCTACCACCCTATTAATGAATTTGAGCCGTTCTTCGAGAGCATAGGTCTTAAGCCCGGCGAGTTCAATTCATTTCTGCCTCGTGATTTAATGTTCCTTTCTGATGATGAGCAGTTGCTAGAGAATTTCCGTGTTCTTTGCAATTATGGGATTGCTCGTAGCAAGATAGGGAAAATATATAGGGATGCTACCGAAATTTTTAAGTATAAATCGGGCGTATTGTTATTGAAGCTTCAGGCTTATGAGGGATTGGGACTCAGTAAGAGTAGCGTTATCAAGGTTGCGGCAGCAACTCCAGTTGTTTTGATCGGTGAAGTTAATGGGGAACTTGTAAAAGTTCTGGAGGGCCTAGACGATTTTGGAATCCAGCGAGATTGGATCGGGAGTGTTTTGTCCGATAAAAAGTTCTATGATTGGCGTAGGATGAATGCTCTTTTACAGTTTTTCATCGAATTAGGATTTAGTAAAGAAGAAATGGGAGATTTGATTAAATGGCATCCGGACTTTTTGCTCGATGGTTCTGGAAAGATGGTTTTCTCAGTGGTTGCACTTTTATCTAAGTTGGGAGGAGGAAAAAAGGATTTATTCGATCTATTTTCAAACTTCCCAAACATTACGATCGGCAATTTCACGAAGAACTTTCGAAAGGGTCTGCTATTCTTAATTGAGATTGAAATGAGTCCTGAGGATATTGAAAAGCTTTTGGTTTCTCATCCAGAAATATTTGGTTCTTGTTCGCTAAAGAAACCGAATAGCATCTTCACATATCTTAATGTCGGGAAAAAGCGTTTGTGTAGAATTATACAGGAGGATCCGCATCAGCTAAAGAAATATACATTGGGGACGAAACTATATCGTCTCCCGAACTCTGGTGCAGATGAAAGATCActtagagagaagaagaaatttttgataaaaataggGTTTGCTGAGGAATCAGAAGATATGAAGAAGGCACTCAAGGTTTTTCGCGGTAAAGGTGATGAACTTCAACACCGCTATAATTTTCTGGTCGAAGCTGGTTTGGATCCGAATGATGTGgttaatatgatcaaattagcTCCACAGGTTCTGAACCAGAAGATAGATGTCCTTGAGAGAAAAATTAGCTTCCTTGTAAATAACTTAGAATACCCGTTAAGCTCACTGGTGGCCTTCCCCTCGTATATGTCGTACACTGTTGAGAGGGTCAAACTTAGGTTCTTGATGTACAATTGGCTCAAAGATAGGGGAAAAGCTAGTCCGTGTTTAGCACTGAGCAGTGTCCTTGCTTGTTCTGATAAGGTGTTTATGAAGAAGTTTGTAAATCACCATCCAGAGGGTCCTGAagtttgggaaaacttcaagaAAGCATTATCATTGGGCTAA
- the LOC109726427 gene encoding transcription termination factor MTEF18, mitochondrial-like has translation MLSFTNRLVRSASSSQMLTELSSSLISTRIFGFRRDSYCHLPQKRFLCIDLVPPAIFSGRLRNYSSLGFRTGWFSHSNLYTDVANLTFARKLLDHQHQQYRFFSGTRSVYSDYYAVMDSRPSQDGPLALRISRAGRSDAQNALFEYLHGTRSLHFTDAEHMSKNCPVFLQNLLSRFENEHDKGRSLTKFLRYNPINEFEPFFESLGLKPSEFYSLLPRNLMYLSDDDILLENYHVLCNYGVPRSKIGKMYKEGTKMFRYGYGVLSSKLQAFENLGLTKPTIIKLITCCPSLLVGDIDVEFLQVLNKLKSIGVELDWIRGCFSDKSMYSWNRILEMLNFLDGMGCDKRDLASLIKKYPKFIFDDSGKKIYILVAMLLKLGLKMNGILTLFLQYPRILLGNFTKNLWQSVHFLAEIGMEAEDIANMLCSHPQVLGSCSCKRPDVVLKTLNMPAKKLCGIIKKDPSQFNTLVSRKKSNVVNLPKVDGIFLQEKTDFLLQLGFVENSDEMAKALSKFRGRGDQLQERFDCVVNAGLDYHTVSEMIKAVPPILNQSTDVIEKKIDYLLNELGYSLESLAAFPTFLCYNMEKISRRFSMYKWLTEQGIVIPTKNRKMVQNRAALSTILACSDARFEKYVVNLHPEGPKKWKRLKRSISSQ, from the coding sequence ATGCTCTCTTTCACTAACCGATTAGTTCGAAGTGCGAGTTCCTCCCAAATGCTCACCGAATTGAGTAGCTCGCTCATTTCTACGAGAATTTTTGGTTTTCGGAGGGACTCGTATTGCCATTTGCCACAAAAAAGGTTTCTTTGTATCGATTTGGTTCCCCCAGCCATATTTTCCGGAAGATTGAGGAACTACTCATCATTAGGCTTTAGAACAGGATGGTTTTCTCATAGTAATTTGTATACCGATGTTGCAAACCTCACTTTTGCTCGTAAATTGCTCGATCATCAGCATCAGCAGTACCGATTCTTCTCCGGCACTCGATCGGTGTATTCTGATTACTATGCGGTAATGGATTCAAGACCATCTCAGGATGGCCCCTTGGCCTTACGGATTTCTCGGGCCGGTAGATCAGACGCGCAGAATGCTCTTTTTGAGTACCTTCATGGTACTCGAAGCTTACATTTCACTGATGCAGAGCACATGAGCAAGAACTGCCCTGTCTTTCTTCAGAATCTTCTTTCTCGGTTTGAAAACGAGCACGATAAAGGCCGGTCTCTCACTAAGTTTCTTCGCTACAACCCCATTAATGAGTTCGAGCCATTCTTCGAGAGCTTGGGCTTGAAACCCTCGGAATTTTATTCTCTCCTTCCGAGAAATCTGATGTATCTTAGTGATGATGATATTCTGCTTGAGAATTACCACGTGCTTTGTAATTACGGGGTTCCTCGCAGTAAAATTGGGAAGATGTATAAGGAGGGAACCAAAATGTTTAGATATGGCTACGGCGTCTTGTCTTCGAAGCTTCAAGCTTTTGAGAATCTTGGCCTAACCAAGCCCACCATTATCAAATTGATCACTTGTTGCCCTTCACTTTTAGTTGGGGATATAGATGTGGAATTTCTTCAGGTTCTCAACAAGTTGAAGAGTATAGGGGTTGAGCTGGATTGGATCAGAGGATGTTTCTCTGACAAAAGCATGTACAGCTGGAATAGAATACTTGAGATGCTGAATTTCCTCGATGGAATGGGCTGTGACAAGAGGGATTTGGCCAGTCTAATTAAGAAATacccaaaatttattttcgatgattcagggaaaaagatatatattctTGTCGCCATGTTGTTAAAACTAGGGCTCAAGATGAACGGCATATTAACTTTGTTCTTGCAGTATCCTCGCATTTTACTGGGAAATTTCACAAAGAATTTGTGGCAGTCTGTGCACTTCCTAGCTGAGATAGGAATGGAAGCAGAAGATATTGCAAATATGCTTTGTTCTCATCCTCAAGTTTTGGGTTCTTGTTCCTGTAAAAGACCAGATGTTGTATTAAAAACCTTAAATATGCCTGCTAAAAAGTTGTGTGGCATCATCAAGAAGGATCCAAGCCAGTTTAATACTTTAGTCTCAAGAAAAAAGAGCAATGTAGTGAACTTACCAAAGGTCGATGGCATATTTCTTCAAGAGAAGACCGACTTCTTGTTACAGCTAGGGTTTGTCGAGAATTCTGATGAGATGGCAAAAGCACTATCCAAGTTCCGAGGCAGAGGGGACCAACTGCAGGAAAGATTTGACTGTGTGGTGAATGCCGGATTAGACTACCACACGGTTTCTGAAATGATCAAAGCAGTACCTCCAATACTTAACCAATCTACCGACGTGATCGAGAAGAAGATTGACTATCTATTGAACGAGTTGGGTTATTCTCTAGAATCGCTCGCTGCTTTCCCGACATTTTTGTGCTATAATATGGAGAAAATAAGCCGTAGGTTTTCAATGTATAAATGGCTTACTGAGCAAGGGATAGTGATACCAACCAAGAATAGAAAGATGGTGCAGAACCGAGCAGCCTTGAGtactattcttgcatgctcAGATGCACGATTCGAGAAATATGTTGTTAATCTTCATCCTGAAGGACCCAAAAAATGGAAAAGGTTAAAGAGGTCAATATCTTCGCAGTAA
- the LOC109725508 gene encoding uncharacterized protein LOC109725508: protein MAAAVASSPPWSRLEDKVVMVTGASSGIGRDFCIDLARAGCRVVAAARRIDRLRALCEEINGSGSSSSSPSAAGRDRSAVRSVAVELDVSAEESAIEAAVGRAWGAFGRIDALVNNAGIRGGVRSPLDWSEGDWNANIRTNLTGQWLVTKHVCRHMRDAKLKGSVINISSIGAINRGHLPGGIAYAASKAGVNTITKVMALELGEYSIRVNCIAPGLFMSEITAALMQKEWLKTVCERTVPLRTYGTSDPALTSLVRYLIHDSSDYVTGNIFIVDSGVTLPGVPIFSSL, encoded by the exons atggcggcggcggtggcgtcgTCTCCGCCGTGGAGTAGGTTGGAGGATAAGGTGGTGATGGTCACCGGCGCCTCCTCCGGGATCGGCCGCGATTTTTGCATCGACCTCGCGCGCGCCGGGTGCCGCGTCGTGGCGGCGGCGCGGAGGATCGATCGGTTGAGAGCCCTCTGCGAGGAGATCAACGGCTCGGGATCGTCTTCGTCGTCACCCTCGGCGGCGGGCCGGGATCGCTCCGCCGTCCGATCGGTCGCCGTGGAGCTTGACGTGAGCGCCGAGGAATCGGCTATAGAAGCCGCGGTGGGGAGGGCGTGGGGCGCCTTCGGAAGGATCGATGCGTTGGTGAACAACGCCGGGATCCGCG GTGGGGTCCGTTCCCCTTTAGATTGGTCTGAGGGTGATTGGAATGCCAACATTAGGACAAACCTAACTGGACAATGGCTGGTAACAAAGCATGTGTGCAGGCACATGCGAGATGCGAAGCTAAAGGGATCGGTAATCAACATTTCATCCATTGGCGCTATTAACCGTGGACATCTACCGGGGGGGATTGCTTATGCTGCATCGAAAGCGGGTGTTAATACCATCACTAAG GTTATGGCTTTGGAATTGGGGGAATATAGCATAAGAGTGAACTGCATCGCACCTGGGCTATTCATGTCTGAGATAACTGCTGCTCTCATGCAGAAGGAATGGCTCAAAACTGTATGCGAGAGGACAGTTCCCTTACGAACTTATGGAACATCCGATCCCGCGTTGACGTCCCTTGTCCGATATCTGATCCATGATTCCTCAGACTATGTGACGGGCAACATCTTCATCGTCGACTCTGGTGTCACCCTGCCAGGTGTCCCCATCTTCTCTTCTCTATGA
- the LOC109704750 gene encoding AP2-associated protein kinase 1-like isoform X3, which yields MWMFKPFAGKEPTNLEGRTVAVGNVKVNVRNVIAEGGFSCVYIARDSADASKQYALKHMICNDQDSLDLITKEIKVMLLLKGHPNVVNLVAHTITDTGRMKEALLLMEFCEKSLVNALEDRGGAYFEERQVLLILRDVCNAVFAMHSQSPPVAHRDLKVENVLLGSNGAWKLCDFGSTSTNHKRFDRPEEMGIEEDNIRKHTTPAYRAPEMWDLYRKEVISEKVDIWALGCLLHRICYLKLAFDGLIKDMLESSPSARPDITQVWFRVNEQLPMELQKNLPDGIPSAIGITPASVLLDEEAHKRTPMMPRRSPPPPPSSKEQVRSTSQAAEQEMLESKLSRTGQAPIGAFWSTQHAQNPPVVENNRPLFEKEQIKTSLTKQNQNRMDIRNSADFSIHDSQKTIMPNPGGKPSFQTAAFNTFVADFDTSKVNSGSTGGDSKDNLSRRKELEEEVQNLKEQLKKTNMEKKEINSKYEELSTICHSQRQEIQHLKQALAAAPASSLTNCSLKSNPQLQTLQREKTEGTVRERHQGMFASSSSLPNSDAKQWLAFTEPKPQPTPNGYHSKLPAGPINGLQNSTERKATSSSNDLLGFGLETLIVPPPNNAHLSGTDARECSSQRFSGVTMNPENQQPPGWANF from the exons ATGTGGATGTTCAAGCCCTTCGCGGGTAAAGAACCTACCAACTTAGAAGGCCGCACAGTTGCCGTCGGCAATGTGAAGGTCAACGTTCGAAATGTCATAGCAGAAGGAGGGTTTTCCTGTGTCTATATCGCCCGTGATTCTGCAGACGCGTCGAAGCAGTATGCTCTAAAGCATATGATCTGCAATGATCAAGATTCGTTGGATCTTATCACGAAGGAGATCAAAGTAATGCTGCTGCTCAAAGGGCATCCAAATGTTGTCAATCTTGTTGCTCATACCATAACGGATACAGGCAGGATGAAGGAAGCATTGCTCCTGATGGAGTTCTGTGAGAAGTCATTGGTTAATGCTCTAGAGGACAGAGGGGGCGCATACTTTGAGGAGAGGCAGGTGCTTTTGATTCTCAGAGATGTTTGCAATGCTGTATTTGCCATGCATAGCCAGTCGCCACCCGTTGCTCATAG AGACTTGAAAGTTGAAAATGTTCTGCTTGGTTCTAACGGAGCTTGGAAACTATGTGATTTTGGAAGCACTTCAACCAACCACAAGCGCTTCGACAGGCCAGAGGAAATGGGCATTGAAGAAGACAACATTAGAAAGCATACAACTCCAGCATATAGAGCCCCTGAG ATGTGGGATCTTTATAGAAAGGAGGTCATCAGTGAAAAGGTGGACATTTGG GCTCTCGGATGTCTTCTTCACAGAATCTGCTACCTGAAATTGGCATTTGATG GCCTCATTAAAGACATGTtggaatcctctccaagtgccAGACCAGACATTACACAG GTGTGGTTTCGTGTTAACGAGCAACTACCTATGGAGTTGCAGAAAAACCTACCTGATGGAATCCCATCTGCTATTGGCATAACTCCTGCCTCAGTTTTGCTTGATGAAG AAGCCCACAAAAGGACTCCTATGATGCCGAGGAGAAgccctcctcctccaccctcATCAAAGGAACAGGTGAGAAGTACCTCACAAGCTGCTGAGCAGGAGATGCTGGAGTCTAAATTATCAAGAACAGGCCAAGCTCCAATTGGTGCATTTTGGTCCACACAGCATGCGCAGAATCCACCAGTAGTAGAAAATAATCGGCCCTTATTCGAGAAAGAACAGATCAAAACTTCATTGACCAAGCAGAATCAGAATAGAATGGACATCAGAAATAGTGCTGATTTTTCAATTCATGATTCCCAGAAAACGATTATGCCAAATCCTGGGGGAAAGCCATCATTTCAGACTGCAGCATTTAACACATTCGTGGCTGATTTTGATACCAGTAAGGTTAATTCTGGGAGCACCGGTGGCGATAGCAAAGATAATTTATCCAGGAGAAAAGAGTTGGAAGAAGAAGTACAGAATCTCAAGGAACAACTCAAGAAAACTAACATGGAAAAAAAGGAGATAAATTCTAAGTATGAGGAACTCTCCACCATCTGTCACTCCCAGAGGCAGGAGATCCAACATCTGAAGCAAGCCCTTGCAGCAGCACCAGCATCATCTCTGACAAATTGTAGCTTGAAGAGCAATCCACAGTTACAAACTCTG CAAAGGGAGAAAACTGAAGGAACTGTGCGGGAACGCCACCAAGGAATGTTCGCAAGCAGCTCTTCATTGCCCAACTCGGATGCCAAACAGTGGCTGGCTTTTACTGAGCCGAAACCCCAGCCAACACCAAACGGTTATCATAGTAAACTGCCAGCTGGACCAatcaatgggttgcaaaattcaACTGAACGAAAGGCCACAAGCTCATCTAATGATCTATTAGGCTTTGGTCTAGAAACTCTCATAGTGCCACCGCCAAATAATGCACATCTATCCGGGACTGATGCTCGAGAGTGTTCTTCACAGAGATTCAGTGGAGTAACAATGAATCCAGAGAACCAGCAACCACCAGGGTGGGCTAACTTTTAA
- the LOC109704750 gene encoding AP2-associated protein kinase 1-like isoform X1: protein MWMFKPFAGKEPTNLEGRTVAVGNVKVNVRNVIAEGGFSCVYIARDSADASKQYALKHMICNDQDSLDLITKEIKVMLLLKGHPNVVNLVAHTITDTGRMKEALLLMEFCEKSLVNALEDRGGAYFEERQVLLILRDVCNAVFAMHSQSPPVAHRDLKVENVLLGSNGAWKLCDFGSTSTNHKRFDRPEEMGIEEDNIRKHTTPAYRAPEMWDLYRKEVISEKVDIWALGCLLHRICYLKLAFDGESKLQILNGNYQIPDIPKCSSFITGLIKDMLESSPSARPDITQVWFRVNEQLPMELQKNLPDGIPSAIGITPASVLLDEEAHKRTPMMPRRSPPPPPSSKEQVRSTSQAAEQEMLESKLSRTGQAPIGAFWSTQHAQNPPVVENNRPLFEKEQIKTSLTKQNQNRMDIRNSADFSIHDSQKTIMPNPGGKPSFQTAAFNTFVADFDTSKVNSGSTGGDSKDNLSRRKELEEEVQNLKEQLKKTNMEKKEINSKYEELSTICHSQRQEIQHLKQALAAAPASSLTNCSLKSNPQLQTLQREKTEGTVRERHQGMFASSSSLPNSDAKQWLAFTEPKPQPTPNGYHSKLPAGPINGLQNSTERKATSSSNDLLGFGLETLIVPPPNNAHLSGTDARECSSQRFSGVTMNPENQQPPGWANF from the exons ATGTGGATGTTCAAGCCCTTCGCGGGTAAAGAACCTACCAACTTAGAAGGCCGCACAGTTGCCGTCGGCAATGTGAAGGTCAACGTTCGAAATGTCATAGCAGAAGGAGGGTTTTCCTGTGTCTATATCGCCCGTGATTCTGCAGACGCGTCGAAGCAGTATGCTCTAAAGCATATGATCTGCAATGATCAAGATTCGTTGGATCTTATCACGAAGGAGATCAAAGTAATGCTGCTGCTCAAAGGGCATCCAAATGTTGTCAATCTTGTTGCTCATACCATAACGGATACAGGCAGGATGAAGGAAGCATTGCTCCTGATGGAGTTCTGTGAGAAGTCATTGGTTAATGCTCTAGAGGACAGAGGGGGCGCATACTTTGAGGAGAGGCAGGTGCTTTTGATTCTCAGAGATGTTTGCAATGCTGTATTTGCCATGCATAGCCAGTCGCCACCCGTTGCTCATAG AGACTTGAAAGTTGAAAATGTTCTGCTTGGTTCTAACGGAGCTTGGAAACTATGTGATTTTGGAAGCACTTCAACCAACCACAAGCGCTTCGACAGGCCAGAGGAAATGGGCATTGAAGAAGACAACATTAGAAAGCATACAACTCCAGCATATAGAGCCCCTGAG ATGTGGGATCTTTATAGAAAGGAGGTCATCAGTGAAAAGGTGGACATTTGG GCTCTCGGATGTCTTCTTCACAGAATCTGCTACCTGAAATTGGCATTTGATGGCGAGTCAAAGCTTCAGATACTGAATGGAAACTACCAAATCCCTGATATACCTAAATGCAGCTCTTTCATTACAGGCCTCATTAAAGACATGTtggaatcctctccaagtgccAGACCAGACATTACACAG GTGTGGTTTCGTGTTAACGAGCAACTACCTATGGAGTTGCAGAAAAACCTACCTGATGGAATCCCATCTGCTATTGGCATAACTCCTGCCTCAGTTTTGCTTGATGAAG AAGCCCACAAAAGGACTCCTATGATGCCGAGGAGAAgccctcctcctccaccctcATCAAAGGAACAGGTGAGAAGTACCTCACAAGCTGCTGAGCAGGAGATGCTGGAGTCTAAATTATCAAGAACAGGCCAAGCTCCAATTGGTGCATTTTGGTCCACACAGCATGCGCAGAATCCACCAGTAGTAGAAAATAATCGGCCCTTATTCGAGAAAGAACAGATCAAAACTTCATTGACCAAGCAGAATCAGAATAGAATGGACATCAGAAATAGTGCTGATTTTTCAATTCATGATTCCCAGAAAACGATTATGCCAAATCCTGGGGGAAAGCCATCATTTCAGACTGCAGCATTTAACACATTCGTGGCTGATTTTGATACCAGTAAGGTTAATTCTGGGAGCACCGGTGGCGATAGCAAAGATAATTTATCCAGGAGAAAAGAGTTGGAAGAAGAAGTACAGAATCTCAAGGAACAACTCAAGAAAACTAACATGGAAAAAAAGGAGATAAATTCTAAGTATGAGGAACTCTCCACCATCTGTCACTCCCAGAGGCAGGAGATCCAACATCTGAAGCAAGCCCTTGCAGCAGCACCAGCATCATCTCTGACAAATTGTAGCTTGAAGAGCAATCCACAGTTACAAACTCTG CAAAGGGAGAAAACTGAAGGAACTGTGCGGGAACGCCACCAAGGAATGTTCGCAAGCAGCTCTTCATTGCCCAACTCGGATGCCAAACAGTGGCTGGCTTTTACTGAGCCGAAACCCCAGCCAACACCAAACGGTTATCATAGTAAACTGCCAGCTGGACCAatcaatgggttgcaaaattcaACTGAACGAAAGGCCACAAGCTCATCTAATGATCTATTAGGCTTTGGTCTAGAAACTCTCATAGTGCCACCGCCAAATAATGCACATCTATCCGGGACTGATGCTCGAGAGTGTTCTTCACAGAGATTCAGTGGAGTAACAATGAATCCAGAGAACCAGCAACCACCAGGGTGGGCTAACTTTTAA
- the LOC109704750 gene encoding AP2-associated protein kinase 1-like isoform X2, producing the protein MWMFKPFAGKEPTNLEGRTVAVGNVKVNVRNVIAEGGFSCVYIARDSADASKQYALKHMICNDQDSLDLITKEIKVMLLLKGHPNVVNLVAHTITDTGRMKEALLLMEFCEKSLVNALEDRGGAYFEERQVLLILRDVCNAVFAMHSQSPPVAHRDLKVENVLLGSNGAWKLCDFGSTSTNHKRFDRPEEMGIEEDNIRKHTTPAYRAPEMWDLYRKEVISEKVDIWALGCLLHRICYLKLAFDGESKLQILNGNYQIPDIPKCSSFITGLIKDMLESSPSARPDITQVWFRVNEQLPMELQKNLPDGIPSAIGITPASVLLDEAHKRTPMMPRRSPPPPPSSKEQVRSTSQAAEQEMLESKLSRTGQAPIGAFWSTQHAQNPPVVENNRPLFEKEQIKTSLTKQNQNRMDIRNSADFSIHDSQKTIMPNPGGKPSFQTAAFNTFVADFDTSKVNSGSTGGDSKDNLSRRKELEEEVQNLKEQLKKTNMEKKEINSKYEELSTICHSQRQEIQHLKQALAAAPASSLTNCSLKSNPQLQTLQREKTEGTVRERHQGMFASSSSLPNSDAKQWLAFTEPKPQPTPNGYHSKLPAGPINGLQNSTERKATSSSNDLLGFGLETLIVPPPNNAHLSGTDARECSSQRFSGVTMNPENQQPPGWANF; encoded by the exons ATGTGGATGTTCAAGCCCTTCGCGGGTAAAGAACCTACCAACTTAGAAGGCCGCACAGTTGCCGTCGGCAATGTGAAGGTCAACGTTCGAAATGTCATAGCAGAAGGAGGGTTTTCCTGTGTCTATATCGCCCGTGATTCTGCAGACGCGTCGAAGCAGTATGCTCTAAAGCATATGATCTGCAATGATCAAGATTCGTTGGATCTTATCACGAAGGAGATCAAAGTAATGCTGCTGCTCAAAGGGCATCCAAATGTTGTCAATCTTGTTGCTCATACCATAACGGATACAGGCAGGATGAAGGAAGCATTGCTCCTGATGGAGTTCTGTGAGAAGTCATTGGTTAATGCTCTAGAGGACAGAGGGGGCGCATACTTTGAGGAGAGGCAGGTGCTTTTGATTCTCAGAGATGTTTGCAATGCTGTATTTGCCATGCATAGCCAGTCGCCACCCGTTGCTCATAG AGACTTGAAAGTTGAAAATGTTCTGCTTGGTTCTAACGGAGCTTGGAAACTATGTGATTTTGGAAGCACTTCAACCAACCACAAGCGCTTCGACAGGCCAGAGGAAATGGGCATTGAAGAAGACAACATTAGAAAGCATACAACTCCAGCATATAGAGCCCCTGAG ATGTGGGATCTTTATAGAAAGGAGGTCATCAGTGAAAAGGTGGACATTTGG GCTCTCGGATGTCTTCTTCACAGAATCTGCTACCTGAAATTGGCATTTGATGGCGAGTCAAAGCTTCAGATACTGAATGGAAACTACCAAATCCCTGATATACCTAAATGCAGCTCTTTCATTACAGGCCTCATTAAAGACATGTtggaatcctctccaagtgccAGACCAGACATTACACAG GTGTGGTTTCGTGTTAACGAGCAACTACCTATGGAGTTGCAGAAAAACCTACCTGATGGAATCCCATCTGCTATTGGCATAACTCCTGCCTCAGTTTTGCTTGATGAAG CCCACAAAAGGACTCCTATGATGCCGAGGAGAAgccctcctcctccaccctcATCAAAGGAACAGGTGAGAAGTACCTCACAAGCTGCTGAGCAGGAGATGCTGGAGTCTAAATTATCAAGAACAGGCCAAGCTCCAATTGGTGCATTTTGGTCCACACAGCATGCGCAGAATCCACCAGTAGTAGAAAATAATCGGCCCTTATTCGAGAAAGAACAGATCAAAACTTCATTGACCAAGCAGAATCAGAATAGAATGGACATCAGAAATAGTGCTGATTTTTCAATTCATGATTCCCAGAAAACGATTATGCCAAATCCTGGGGGAAAGCCATCATTTCAGACTGCAGCATTTAACACATTCGTGGCTGATTTTGATACCAGTAAGGTTAATTCTGGGAGCACCGGTGGCGATAGCAAAGATAATTTATCCAGGAGAAAAGAGTTGGAAGAAGAAGTACAGAATCTCAAGGAACAACTCAAGAAAACTAACATGGAAAAAAAGGAGATAAATTCTAAGTATGAGGAACTCTCCACCATCTGTCACTCCCAGAGGCAGGAGATCCAACATCTGAAGCAAGCCCTTGCAGCAGCACCAGCATCATCTCTGACAAATTGTAGCTTGAAGAGCAATCCACAGTTACAAACTCTG CAAAGGGAGAAAACTGAAGGAACTGTGCGGGAACGCCACCAAGGAATGTTCGCAAGCAGCTCTTCATTGCCCAACTCGGATGCCAAACAGTGGCTGGCTTTTACTGAGCCGAAACCCCAGCCAACACCAAACGGTTATCATAGTAAACTGCCAGCTGGACCAatcaatgggttgcaaaattcaACTGAACGAAAGGCCACAAGCTCATCTAATGATCTATTAGGCTTTGGTCTAGAAACTCTCATAGTGCCACCGCCAAATAATGCACATCTATCCGGGACTGATGCTCGAGAGTGTTCTTCACAGAGATTCAGTGGAGTAACAATGAATCCAGAGAACCAGCAACCACCAGGGTGGGCTAACTTTTAA